One segment of Pontibacter akesuensis DNA contains the following:
- a CDS encoding inositol monophosphatase family protein: protein MNLAQLANNLNIICRKAGSFIRQEGETFDRSKIEKKGFNDLVSYVDKEAEKQLVEGLRKLLPEAGFITEEGTDSTRGERFNWVIDPLDGTTNFTHSLPVYCVSVGLMDGDEVVVGTVYDPSRDECFWAYKGGGAYCNDTRIQVSDAPALKDGLIATGFPYYDFGLTQQYLQVLGSFMSKSHGIRRMGSAAIDLAYVACGRFEGFFEYNLNPWDVAGGAIIVLEAGGTVSKFTTDGDFLFGREIVASNGHVHSEMQQTIAEFWKKEPA, encoded by the coding sequence ATGAATTTAGCACAACTTGCCAATAACCTGAATATCATCTGCCGCAAAGCAGGTTCCTTTATCCGCCAGGAAGGCGAAACCTTCGACCGCTCCAAAATTGAGAAGAAGGGGTTCAATGACCTCGTTTCCTATGTAGATAAGGAGGCCGAGAAGCAACTGGTGGAGGGGCTACGGAAGCTGCTGCCGGAAGCCGGCTTTATCACAGAGGAGGGCACTGACTCTACCAGGGGCGAGCGCTTTAACTGGGTAATCGACCCTTTGGACGGCACCACCAATTTTACCCACAGCCTGCCAGTATATTGCGTGAGCGTTGGCTTGATGGACGGTGACGAAGTGGTAGTCGGCACAGTGTATGACCCAAGCCGCGACGAGTGCTTCTGGGCCTACAAGGGCGGCGGCGCCTACTGCAACGATACCCGCATCCAGGTGTCTGACGCCCCGGCGTTGAAAGATGGTCTGATTGCAACCGGCTTTCCCTACTACGACTTTGGCCTGACGCAGCAGTACCTGCAGGTGCTCGGCTCGTTCATGTCCAAATCGCATGGCATACGCCGTATGGGCTCTGCCGCCATTGATCTGGCGTATGTGGCTTGCGGCCGTTTCGAAGGCTTTTTTGAGTATAACCTGAACCCCTGGGATGTGGCTGGTGGCGCAATTATTGTGCTGGAGGCGGGCGGCACCGTGAGCAAGTTCACCACAGACGGAGACTTTCTGTTTGGCCGGGAGATTGTGGCCAGCAACGGCCATGTACACTCCGAGATGCAGCAAACGATTGCAGAGTTCTGGAAAAAGGAGCCGGCTTAA
- a CDS encoding FeoB-associated Cys-rich membrane protein: MIQQLIILLIFLVAVAYMGRMIYRSFAAKSGCAKGCGSCGSIDFSKIQKDLEKQKLLKNG; encoded by the coding sequence ATGATACAGCAACTCATCATCCTGCTTATTTTTCTGGTAGCCGTAGCCTACATGGGCCGCATGATTTACCGCAGCTTTGCAGCGAAGAGCGGCTGCGCCAAAGGGTGCGGCTCCTGCGGCAGCATCGACTTCAGCAAAATCCAGAAGGACCTTGAGAAGCAAAAGCTGTTAAAGAACGGTTAG
- the rsmI gene encoding 16S rRNA (cytidine(1402)-2'-O)-methyltransferase, which yields MQEQEKTSLYLVPTPIGNLEDITLRAIRVLKEVDVILAEDTRTSGKLLNHLGIEKRMHSHHLHNEHKATSHLVDRLKAGEVMALISDAGTPGISDPGFYLVRECLKHDIKVECLPGATAFVPALVKSGFSTDRFTFEGFLPVKKGRQTRLQSLAEEERTMIFYESPHRLIKTLTQFAEYFGGERQASVSREISKMFEETLNGTLNELIELFNNKAIKGEFVLVVSGATKAGKGASDKE from the coding sequence ATGCAGGAACAGGAAAAAACAAGCCTATACTTAGTACCGACCCCCATCGGTAACCTGGAGGATATTACACTGCGTGCCATTCGGGTGCTGAAAGAGGTGGATGTTATACTTGCCGAGGACACCCGCACCAGCGGCAAGCTGCTAAACCACCTGGGCATTGAGAAACGCATGCACAGCCACCACCTGCACAACGAGCACAAAGCCACCAGCCACCTGGTAGACCGGCTGAAGGCTGGCGAGGTGATGGCGCTGATCTCCGACGCGGGCACGCCGGGCATTTCGGACCCGGGTTTTTACCTGGTGCGCGAATGCCTCAAGCATGATATTAAAGTAGAGTGCTTACCTGGGGCCACCGCCTTTGTGCCTGCACTGGTAAAATCCGGCTTCAGCACCGACCGCTTTACCTTTGAGGGGTTCCTTCCGGTAAAGAAGGGCCGCCAGACGCGCCTGCAGAGCCTGGCAGAGGAGGAGCGCACCATGATTTTTTATGAGTCACCGCACCGCCTGATCAAAACACTTACCCAGTTCGCTGAGTACTTCGGGGGCGAGCGCCAGGCATCTGTTTCACGTGAAATCTCTAAAATGTTTGAGGAAACCCTAAACGGAACCCTAAACGAACTCATTGAGTTATTCAACAACAAGGCCATAAAGGGCGAGTTTGTGCTGGTGGTTTCCGGTGCCACCAAGGCGGGCAAAGGCGCTTCTGACAAAGAATAA
- a CDS encoding mechanosensitive ion channel family protein, whose amino-acid sequence MKTNIQDINDAITLLWGKLENWGEQGILLLPNLLVALVIVFLSFLIARLVRNWLEKFMGRFSHSAALNNLALTILYIIMVGIGFFLALNVLGLDKVVVSMLAGVGILGLALGFAFQDIAANFIAGVIIAVRKPFRVGDMIETNDYQGTIERITLRTIDIRQVTGELVWLPNKMVFENPVTNFSVRGSRRVDLEVGISYGDDLEKVQQVVIEALQEVKNRIPSRDIEVMYDAFGDSSINFKARFWITYHRQIDYVSAKSDAIIRIKKAFDANDIMIPFPIRTLDFGIKGGEKLSEELQTITASIKNGQRLNGGGQ is encoded by the coding sequence GTGAAAACCAATATTCAAGACATAAACGATGCCATCACGCTGCTGTGGGGCAAACTGGAGAATTGGGGCGAGCAGGGCATATTGCTGCTGCCTAACCTGTTGGTAGCACTGGTTATTGTATTCCTGTCGTTTCTGATAGCCCGGCTTGTCCGGAATTGGCTGGAGAAGTTTATGGGCCGCTTCTCGCACAGTGCAGCGCTCAATAACCTGGCACTTACCATCCTGTACATCATCATGGTAGGCATCGGCTTTTTCCTGGCGCTCAACGTGCTGGGGCTCGACAAGGTGGTGGTTTCCATGCTGGCTGGTGTTGGTATACTTGGTCTGGCGCTCGGTTTCGCGTTTCAGGACATCGCGGCCAACTTTATTGCAGGTGTTATCATTGCCGTTAGAAAGCCATTCCGGGTGGGCGACATGATCGAAACCAACGACTACCAGGGCACGATTGAGCGGATAACGCTCCGCACGATAGACATCAGGCAGGTGACAGGTGAACTGGTGTGGCTACCGAATAAGATGGTGTTCGAGAACCCGGTGACCAACTTCTCTGTGCGTGGCAGCCGGCGGGTAGACCTGGAGGTAGGCATCTCTTATGGCGATGATTTAGAGAAAGTACAGCAAGTGGTCATTGAGGCGCTGCAGGAGGTAAAGAACCGCATCCCAAGCCGTGATATCGAGGTAATGTACGATGCCTTCGGCGACAGCTCCATCAACTTCAAGGCCCGGTTCTGGATTACGTACCACAGGCAGATCGACTATGTTTCGGCGAAGAGCGACGCGATTATCCGCATTAAGAAAGCCTTCGATGCCAACGATATCATGATCCCGTTCCCTATCCGCACGCTGGACTTCGGGATAAAAGGAGGCGAGAAGCTAAGCGAAGAGCTGCAGACCATAACAGCCTCCATAAAAAATGGCCAGCGCCTGAATGGCGGAGGCCAGTAA
- a CDS encoding 4a-hydroxytetrahydrobiopterin dehydratase, whose amino-acid sequence MWKEEDNKLTCKLTFKDFKQALAFMNEVGKVAEEMNHHPWWSNVYNKVEIELTTHDAGNTVTKLDHKLAKRIEEIFQAGYK is encoded by the coding sequence ATGTGGAAGGAAGAAGACAACAAGCTAACCTGTAAACTCACGTTTAAGGATTTCAAACAGGCACTGGCATTCATGAACGAGGTAGGAAAGGTAGCCGAGGAAATGAACCATCACCCCTGGTGGAGCAACGTGTACAACAAAGTAGAAATTGAGCTTACCACCCACGATGCCGGCAACACCGTTACGAAACTAGATCACAAGCTGGCAAAGCGCATCGAGGAAATTTTCCAGGCGGGTTATAAGTAG
- a CDS encoding Lnb N-terminal periplasmic domain-containing protein, with protein sequence MKAYIQKIVLALLFSLVTLPGWAQFEGYQLSPQAKISLITCSSGEDLYSVFGHSAVRVNDPISGLDVVFNYGTFDFDEPNFYLKFARGKLNYKLSAAHFQDFVYSYVRDNRSVYEQELNLTEEQRQQYWAFLTNNYLPANRFYLYDFFFDNCATRIRDGLEAALPNQITFNISEFDEDYTFRNLIDLYLPPQPWGDFGIDLALGARIDEEATPYQYMFLPEYLARGFANATVAQKGMAAPLTLERHTIYEREPIPHTAGPITPVVVCWAFLVLVAVVTVLDFTKGRRSRLFDIVFFLLMGLLGILLLLLWIATDHQATAWNFNLLWAIPVHAVVAFFLGRQVLPEWVRKYMLFTALLTAVVLLGWPFWPQQFHAAFLPLVLAIGLRAAYTVWFSKKAATITQSKSVATSL encoded by the coding sequence ATGAAAGCATACATTCAGAAAATTGTACTGGCGCTGCTCTTCTCCCTGGTTACCCTGCCGGGTTGGGCACAATTTGAGGGATACCAGCTCTCGCCACAGGCCAAAATCAGCCTGATTACCTGCTCCAGTGGCGAAGACCTGTACTCGGTTTTCGGCCACAGCGCTGTGCGCGTAAACGACCCGATCTCGGGGCTGGACGTGGTATTCAACTACGGCACCTTCGATTTTGACGAGCCTAACTTTTACCTCAAGTTTGCGCGCGGTAAGCTCAACTACAAGCTCTCTGCGGCACATTTTCAGGATTTCGTGTACAGCTACGTGCGCGACAACCGCTCGGTGTACGAGCAGGAGCTGAATCTGACTGAGGAGCAACGGCAGCAGTACTGGGCCTTTCTGACGAACAATTACCTGCCTGCCAACCGCTTTTACCTCTACGACTTTTTTTTCGACAACTGTGCCACCCGCATTCGCGACGGCTTAGAGGCGGCGCTTCCCAACCAGATCACCTTTAACATCAGCGAGTTTGATGAGGATTATACCTTCCGCAACCTGATTGATTTATACTTGCCGCCGCAGCCTTGGGGCGACTTCGGAATCGACCTGGCTCTCGGTGCGCGCATTGACGAGGAGGCGACTCCTTACCAGTACATGTTCCTGCCCGAATACCTGGCAAGGGGTTTTGCTAACGCAACCGTTGCCCAGAAAGGCATGGCGGCACCGCTTACGCTAGAGCGCCACACCATCTATGAGCGGGAGCCAATTCCTCATACAGCCGGCCCCATTACACCTGTGGTCGTGTGCTGGGCTTTCCTCGTGCTGGTGGCCGTTGTAACGGTGCTGGACTTTACCAAAGGGCGTCGCAGCCGCCTGTTCGATATTGTGTTTTTTTTGCTGATGGGCCTGCTGGGCATCCTGCTCCTGCTGCTCTGGATTGCCACCGACCACCAGGCCACCGCCTGGAACTTTAACCTGCTCTGGGCGATTCCGGTGCATGCGGTAGTGGCTTTTTTCCTGGGCCGCCAGGTGCTACCGGAGTGGGTGCGAAAGTACATGCTGTTCACTGCTTTGCTGACAGCGGTAGTATTGCTGGGCTGGCCGTTCTGGCCGCAGCAGTTCCATGCTGCTTTCCTGCCGCTGGTGCTGGCCATCGGCCTTAGAGCCGCTTATACCGTATGGTTCTCTAAAAAGGCAGCCACCATCACACAAAGCAAAAGCGTAGCAACAAGCTTATGA